The following coding sequences lie in one Accipiter gentilis chromosome 31, bAccGen1.1, whole genome shotgun sequence genomic window:
- the GPM6B gene encoding neuronal membrane glycoprotein M6-b isoform X5, translated as MGCFECCIKCLGGVPYASLVATILCFSGVALFCGCGHVALTGTVTILEQHFSTTASDHALLSEVIQLMQYVIYGIASFFFLYGIILLAEGFYTTSAVKELHGEFKTTACGRCISGMFVFLTYVLGVAWLGVFGFSAVPVFMFYNIWSTCEVIKSLQTNVTVPGDQICVDIRQYGIIPWNAVPGKACGPILENICNTNEFYMSYHLFIVACAGAGATVIALIHFLMILSSNWAYLKDASKMQAYQDIKAKEEQELQDIQSRSKEQLNSYT; from the exons GTTGCTTTGAATGTTGCATTAAGTGCCTAGGAGGAGTGCCATATGCTTCGCTCGTGGCAACCATTCTCTGCTTCTCGGGGGTAGCATTGTTTTGTGGCTGTGGCCACGTGGCGCTCACGGGAACCGTGACTATCCTCGAGCAGCACTTCTCCACGACTGCCAGTGACCATGCTTTGCTGAGTGAAGT AATACAGCTAATGCAGTATGTAATTTATGGCATTgcatcatttttcttcttatatGGAATAATCCTTTTGGCAGAAGGTTTTTATACAACAAGTGCTGTGAAGGAGCTGCATGGAGAGTTCAAAACGACAGCCTGTGGCCGCTGCATCAGTGGAATG TTTGTTTTCCTCACCTATGTGCTTGGAGTGGCCTGGCTTGGGGTCTTTGGCTTCTCTGCTGTGCCTGTCTTTATGTTCTATAACATATGGTCAACTTGCGAAGTCATCAAATCTCTTCAGACAAATGTGACAGTTCCAGGGGACCAGATCTGCGTGGATATCAGGCAATACG GTATTATCCCTTGGAATGCTGTACCTGGCAAAGCCTGTGGTCCCATTCTAGAGAACATCTGCAACACGAATGAG ttctACATGTCTTACCACCTGTTCATTGTGGCTTGTGCTGGAGCTGGTGCCACTGTCATAGCATTG ATCCACTTCCTCATGATACTGTCTTCTAACTGGGCCTACTTAAAGGATGCAAGCAAAATGCAGGCCTACCAAGATATCAAAGCAAAAGAAGAGCAGGAGCTTCAGGATATCCAGTCTCGGTCAAAAGAGCAACTCAATTCTTACACATAA
- the GPM6B gene encoding neuronal membrane glycoprotein M6-b isoform X4 yields MKPAMETAAEENAEQSQEKKGCFECCIKCLGGVPYASLVATILCFSGVALFCGCGHVALTGTVTILEQHFSTTASDHALLSEVIQLMQYVIYGIASFFFLYGIILLAEGFYTTSAVKELHGEFKTTACGRCISGMFVFLTYVLGVAWLGVFGFSAVPVFMFYNIWSTCEVIKSLQTNVTVPGDQICVDIRQYGIIPWNAVPGKACGPILENICNTNEFYMSYHLFIVACAGAGATVIALIHFLMILSSNWAYLKDASKMQAYQDIKAKEEQELQDIQSRSKEQLNSYT; encoded by the exons GTTGCTTTGAATGTTGCATTAAGTGCCTAGGAGGAGTGCCATATGCTTCGCTCGTGGCAACCATTCTCTGCTTCTCGGGGGTAGCATTGTTTTGTGGCTGTGGCCACGTGGCGCTCACGGGAACCGTGACTATCCTCGAGCAGCACTTCTCCACGACTGCCAGTGACCATGCTTTGCTGAGTGAAGT AATACAGCTAATGCAGTATGTAATTTATGGCATTgcatcatttttcttcttatatGGAATAATCCTTTTGGCAGAAGGTTTTTATACAACAAGTGCTGTGAAGGAGCTGCATGGAGAGTTCAAAACGACAGCCTGTGGCCGCTGCATCAGTGGAATG TTTGTTTTCCTCACCTATGTGCTTGGAGTGGCCTGGCTTGGGGTCTTTGGCTTCTCTGCTGTGCCTGTCTTTATGTTCTATAACATATGGTCAACTTGCGAAGTCATCAAATCTCTTCAGACAAATGTGACAGTTCCAGGGGACCAGATCTGCGTGGATATCAGGCAATACG GTATTATCCCTTGGAATGCTGTACCTGGCAAAGCCTGTGGTCCCATTCTAGAGAACATCTGCAACACGAATGAG ttctACATGTCTTACCACCTGTTCATTGTGGCTTGTGCTGGAGCTGGTGCCACTGTCATAGCATTG ATCCACTTCCTCATGATACTGTCTTCTAACTGGGCCTACTTAAAGGATGCAAGCAAAATGCAGGCCTACCAAGATATCAAAGCAAAAGAAGAGCAGGAGCTTCAGGATATCCAGTCTCGGTCAAAAGAGCAACTCAATTCTTACACATAA
- the GPM6B gene encoding neuronal membrane glycoprotein M6-b isoform X6, translating into MKPAMETAAEENAEQSQEKKGCFECCIKCLGGVPYASLVATILCFSGVALFCGCGHVALTGTVTILEQHFSTTASDHALLSEVIQLMQYVIYGIASFFFLYGIILLAEGFYTTSAVKELHGEFKTTACGRCISGMFVFLTYVLGVAWLGVFGFSAVPVFMFYNIWSTCEVIKSLQTNVTVPGDQICVDIRQYGIIPWNAVPGKACGPILENICNTNEFYMSYHLFIVACAGAGATVIALLIYMMATTYNYAVLKFKSREDCCTKF; encoded by the exons GTTGCTTTGAATGTTGCATTAAGTGCCTAGGAGGAGTGCCATATGCTTCGCTCGTGGCAACCATTCTCTGCTTCTCGGGGGTAGCATTGTTTTGTGGCTGTGGCCACGTGGCGCTCACGGGAACCGTGACTATCCTCGAGCAGCACTTCTCCACGACTGCCAGTGACCATGCTTTGCTGAGTGAAGT AATACAGCTAATGCAGTATGTAATTTATGGCATTgcatcatttttcttcttatatGGAATAATCCTTTTGGCAGAAGGTTTTTATACAACAAGTGCTGTGAAGGAGCTGCATGGAGAGTTCAAAACGACAGCCTGTGGCCGCTGCATCAGTGGAATG TTTGTTTTCCTCACCTATGTGCTTGGAGTGGCCTGGCTTGGGGTCTTTGGCTTCTCTGCTGTGCCTGTCTTTATGTTCTATAACATATGGTCAACTTGCGAAGTCATCAAATCTCTTCAGACAAATGTGACAGTTCCAGGGGACCAGATCTGCGTGGATATCAGGCAATACG GTATTATCCCTTGGAATGCTGTACCTGGCAAAGCCTGTGGTCCCATTCTAGAGAACATCTGCAACACGAATGAG ttctACATGTCTTACCACCTGTTCATTGTGGCTTGTGCTGGAGCTGGTGCCACTGTCATAGCATTG CTGATCTACATGATGGCTACTACATATAACTATGCTGTTTTGAAGTTTAAGAGTCGGGAAGATTGCTGCACTAAATTCTAA